From Zea mays cultivar B73 chromosome 3, Zm-B73-REFERENCE-NAM-5.0, whole genome shotgun sequence:
TAAGGCTTTCATTACCTCgatcctatatatatatatatatatatatatatatatatatatatatatatatatatatatatatatatatatatatccaaagAAGGACGTATTCATCCCATCGTGATGATGATGATTATAGCAGCTAAAAACAGGGTAAAGCACAATACTGGTCcaattagagatggcaatgggaccTAATTCCTCGCGGAGAATTCCTACATGGGATAGAGAAGTTTTTCCCCACAGGGATGTAAACGAGGTCAACTTCTCCCCCGAGGGGTAAACAGGGATGAGGAAGCATTCCTCACCCATGTTCCCCGCGGGGACCGTTAAACGTTGTTTTCTTGttatagttaatgataaaaataaataattaccttatCAAGAGTTCACTCATTATACAAATGTGTTCATTTtgatgtacacataatgatttATTATATCTGACAATatgtataagtgacaatgttttaTATTAATAATAAAGGAAATACATCCTAGTTGTATTTAAGCGGGGACGGGGATCCCCATCAATGATTTACCCAGCGGAGAATGAGGATGAAGCCCGCAAGCGTTCGTGGGAATACCCGTGTGAAATTTTTTTCGTTGCAGAAACAAGGCCCGGCGGGGGGACAAGTAGTAACAGAATAACCATTATACTGCTTTTTTAGATGCACGCATGTATTCATTTCAATCCACGTGAGTTGAAGTAATTTGACGTCGATTTGAAACTAAACCCACACCAAACTACTACTCTAACCCAAAGTCCCAAAAGCCATAGATTGGAAGAAAAAACAATGGGCGCAAGCTGGGTCGCCTCTATCCGATCAAAGGGTCAACTCTCCGGATGCAAACTCGGTCGGCAATCATACTCGCGCTCATGACTCATGAGTTTCACTACTCCTACGACTATACGAGAGGACAGTAATTCATTTAGGGTCTTCAATCGTTAGGCCATCTTCAGCAAAATGCGGCATTCTTTATTCTAGGCAATCCATCAAAGAAGACAACCTTAAGACAGTGACGATGTAGGGTTGGACTAGCTATTGAGAAAAAATATATAGAATACATCCAGCTAATTGTTAGCTACTAACATTTAGCATGATAGTGCCTAAACAAGTGGGACAGTCTCCAGCGGATCGTGGATATGGTTGTGTAAAACACAGTTTACACTGTAGACTGCACTGTTTATAGAGTAAAGTTTTAAATAATAGATGTGATGAGAGATAGGATGTGTAAAGCTGCTGGAGCTAGCTAAATGTGTCTCCCTGTCCTGAGAGATATAAGATTATCTCCATTAGATCTATATCTCATTCCTTATCATATcatctattttaaacttcaatCTATAAATAGTGTCAAATAGTATCATTATCTATAGTTATGTGTCCCCTATTTTACATCATCCGCTACAAATAGTGGAGACCAATTAAAGAGTCCTCTATTTTACACCATCCGCTACAAATAGTGGAGACCAATTAAAGAGAACGATATTAATGGATACTTTTGGAGATGCGTTAGTGGCAGGATGTTGAATAAATATGCGGACCATAGCTTTTTGTGTGGATCTTAGGATTGCAGGTTTTATTCTAGTCATCTTagacactagtagaaaagagctctaagCTGGCGGCACGTAGAAATTTATGCTGGTAGTTTCAGTTACAACGTGCCAGTGAAAATAAACAGGTAGACCCGTCTTAAGGAATCGCCGGTGTAAATATTACACCGACGGTTCACTTAACTAAACCACTAGTAGAAAGGAGATATTTACATTGGCAGTTGTTTTAagtgaaccgccagtgaaaatatcaTATACACTGGCCGTTCACTTAACTAAATCGTTAGTGGAAAAGAgctatttacactggcggttgttttaagtgaaccgccagtggaaatatcataTACAATAGCAGTTCACTTAACAAAACCGTGAGTGGAAAAGAgttatttacactggcggttgttTTAAGTGAACCCTAGTGGAAACGATGGCCGTTCTTTTAAGTGAACCGTCAGCGGAAAAGAGCTATTTACATTGTCGGAAGTGTTAAGCGAACCGCAATTAGAgtgttaagaaaaccgccagtgaaaataacaTTAGCATTCGCGGTTTTCTTAAGCACCCCGCCAGTGCTAATGTTATTCCCACAGACGGCTGTATTAGGAAAACCACCAATGCAAATATTGTTTCCATTGTCGGTTTTCTTAAGCTACCTGTCATTGCTAATGTTATTTCCACTAGTGGCCAGTGAAAAGATCGATTTTCACTGTCGCCTAGCACTAGCGACACTGAAAAACGTTAATGTAAATAGCTCTAGAATCGTCACTATAAAACTTTTGTGTACTAGTGAGAGCACCATATATTTGTGACAACATTATTTCAGAGAGTTCAACGGCTAGTGCCGCAGACGGAAGGGGTACGTGCCAAAGAGAGCCCTATAACTTCTTCTGGCTATCCGTTGCTTGCAAAACAATGGTTTCGACACTTACTCCTGGCCCCAAGCCAAGAATCACCCCCATCCCCTTTCTCTCTTGCTGGCGCCGGAGCTCGTCAAGCACGAAGATGACCGACGGCCCAGACATGTTCCCGTACTCACTCAGCACCCGGCGGCTCGCTTCCAGCTTGTGCGGTTCCAACCTGAGCCCCGCCTCGACGCTGTCCAAGACGGCGCGCCCACCCGGATGGACCGCCCAGAAGAGGTCGTTCCAGCTGCCGCCGATGCCGAGCAGCGAGAGCGCGTCAACCATACACTGCTCTATGTTTTCACGTACCAGAGACGGGATCTCCCTGGAAGGGTGGAAGTGCAACCCATCCTCACAGAGCTGGCCGGCGGCGACATGCTTGCTCTCAGGTATCATGGTCTGCGAGGCGGACAGCATCTCGAAGTCCGGTTCTTCGACGGAGACGGGGTCGGCGCCGACGATGACGGCGCCTGCGCCGTCTCCGAACAGTGACTGCAAGATGAGCGTGTCGACGTGGGCCTCGTGGGGCGCGCGGAAAAGGGTGAGCGTGACCTCGGCACAGGCCACGAGCACGCGCGCGCCGCGGTTGTTCTCGGCCATGTCCTTGGCGAGACGGAGCGCGGCGCAGCCGCTGGAGCAGCCGTTCATGTAGAGCATGGTGCGGTGCACGGTGGGGCGCAGGCCGAGCAGTGAGGCCACGAGCCAGTCCACGCCCGGCATGTGGGCGCCGGAGTAGGTGGTCACCACGAGGTGCGTGATCTCCGTGGCCGGACGCCCCCACTCGGCGATAGCGTCAACTGCGGCAGCGGCAGCGAGCTCGGGAACGACACTAGCCATGATGTCCTGCCGTTCATGTAACGATGGCATCGACCGGTCGATGAATGCAGGGTTGCCGCGTAGCAGCTCCTCCGTGTGGTGGAAGTAGCGTTTCTTGATTGCCGATTTGTGACCTGAAAAAAAAACGATCCATTAATGCTAGTTTAGGAACCCTATTTTATCAGAAGTTTTTGTTTTTCTaggaaaagaaaaataaattaaTTTCTCTTGATAAAATTGAGTTCTCAAGCTAGCTATTGCACCGACCGATGAAGGAAAGATAATGAGACAAATACATCTACGGACCGCTCTGTTAAATGGTCACATCGGCAATCAAGCAAATGCCCGTCTCTACAAAAAAAAAAACCGTCTCTAGAAAATGGAA
This genomic window contains:
- the LOC103650033 gene encoding bisdemethoxycurcumin synthase — translated: MTSLLLGNQIARPTVGLCSDRRRELRADGPATVLAIGTANPPNCVRQEEYADYYFRVTKSEHLTSLKDKLKRICHKSAIKKRYFHHTEELLRGNPAFIDRSMPSLHERQDIMASVVPELAAAAAVDAIAEWGRPATEITHLVVTTYSGAHMPGVDWLVASLLGLRPTVHRTMLYMNGCSSGCAALRLAKDMAENNRGARVLVACAEVTLTLFRAPHEAHVDTLILQSLFGDGAGAVIVGADPVSVEEPDFEMLSASQTMIPESKHVAAGQLCEDGLHFHPSREIPSLVRENIEQCMVDALSLLGIGGSWNDLFWAVHPGGRAVLDSVEAGLRLEPHKLEASRRVLSEYGNMSGPSVIFVLDELRRQQERKGMGVILGLGPGVSVETIVLQATDSQKKL